In Pseudonocardia sp. C8, one genomic interval encodes:
- a CDS encoding RuBisCO large subunit C-terminal-like domain-containing protein yields the protein MRDQRTIRATYYLESEIEPERAAAAMAGEQSSGTFVAVPGESPELHERHGAQVVGIERLGGCRPSLPSRTNPEKVQAALVTVEFPMENVGTDLATLQTAVAGNLFELGQLYACRLQDIRLPDEFVATHPGPAFGIPGTRRLIDDVEGVMIGTIVKPNVGLQEDQFRHVVRELARASIDLIKDDELMTDPGYLPLERRVAIATEEIRAAEQVTGHPTMYAFNITGDLAGLRRRHDLVVEAGGRCVMLNVPVMGIPALAWLRSFTAVPIHGHRAGLAGSMRAKGLGVDYRVWQQLARLAGADHLHASGLGSKFYETDDEVTANVRSLLEPLGTTTTPVPTLSSGQNVTTPGPTYAAVQSTDLLMLAGGGVAGHPDGPTAGVQSLRDAWAAAVAGVPLAEAGRSRAGAGDSALLHALQMFGGA from the coding sequence ATGCGCGACCAGCGAACGATCCGCGCCACCTACTACCTGGAGTCCGAGATCGAGCCCGAGCGGGCCGCCGCGGCCATGGCCGGCGAGCAGTCCAGCGGCACCTTCGTCGCCGTTCCCGGCGAGTCCCCCGAGCTCCACGAGCGCCACGGCGCCCAGGTGGTGGGGATCGAACGGCTCGGCGGCTGCCGGCCCTCCCTGCCGTCCCGGACGAACCCGGAGAAGGTCCAGGCCGCGCTGGTGACGGTCGAGTTCCCGATGGAGAACGTCGGCACGGACCTCGCGACCCTGCAGACGGCCGTGGCCGGGAACCTATTCGAGCTGGGCCAGCTCTACGCCTGCCGGCTGCAGGACATCCGGTTGCCCGACGAGTTCGTGGCCACGCACCCCGGCCCCGCGTTCGGGATCCCGGGCACCCGACGGCTGATCGATGACGTCGAGGGGGTCATGATCGGCACGATCGTCAAGCCCAACGTGGGTCTGCAGGAGGACCAGTTCCGCCACGTGGTCCGCGAGCTCGCCCGGGCGTCGATCGACCTCATCAAGGACGACGAGCTCATGACCGACCCCGGCTACCTGCCGCTCGAGCGGCGGGTTGCGATCGCCACCGAGGAGATCCGCGCGGCCGAGCAGGTCACCGGGCACCCCACGATGTACGCGTTCAACATCACCGGTGACCTCGCGGGCCTGCGGCGACGCCACGACCTGGTCGTCGAGGCCGGCGGGCGGTGCGTAATGCTCAACGTGCCGGTGATGGGCATCCCGGCGCTCGCCTGGCTGCGCTCGTTCACCGCGGTCCCGATCCACGGCCACCGCGCCGGGCTCGCCGGGTCCATGCGGGCGAAGGGACTTGGCGTCGACTACCGCGTCTGGCAGCAGCTCGCCCGCCTCGCGGGCGCCGACCACCTGCACGCCAGCGGCCTGGGCAGCAAGTTCTACGAGACCGACGACGAGGTCACCGCGAACGTCCGGAGCCTGCTCGAACCGCTCGGAACGACCACCACCCCGGTGCCCACCCTGTCGTCCGGACAGAACGTCACCACACCCGGCCCGACCTACGCCGCGGTGCAGTCGACCGACCTGCTGATGCTCGCCGGCGGCGGTGTCGCGGGGCACCCGGACGGGCCCACCGCCGGCGTGCAGAGCCTGCGCGACGCCTGGGCCGCGGCCGTCGCTGGGGTGCCGCTGGCCGAGGCCGGCCGCAGCCGGGCCGGCGCGGGCGACTCCGCGCTCCTGCACGCCCTGCAGATGTTCGGCGGCGCGTGA
- a CDS encoding four-carbon acid sugar kinase family protein: MASFGFVADDLTGASDILAQAHRYGLDGALVIGDAPLPVDVDVVGIAGPARSLGGAAFDDAVRRDLARIAEIDLDVLLYKVCSTFDSSPTIGSIGRGIELLHERFGDHGPIPVAPAQPAFGRFTAFSDHYAAFAGQVHRLDRHPVMSRHPSTPMHEADLRRVLTEQLSGGATVDAIHLPAYDTGAFTDLWTDRRQAPDLTAFVVDAVGEQHMDELARALRDTGNDARPALIVGSGGIMAALARTASGEPPRTPGPQRTSGPVLAVSASASSVTADQLDDAIKHGWVDVPVAVGLLHGPDDALVAALDEQVSAALSAGHDVVVHATRGTSDPRYTAAGPVDPAHLGSLIGALAGRMATAGLTRDVAVFGGDTSSHALSAMGVRELRVSDQFVTAGPICRTDDHAAVAGCRLLLKGGQVGPPDILRRFAGQANHP, encoded by the coding sequence ATGGCGAGCTTCGGATTCGTCGCCGACGACCTGACCGGCGCGAGCGACATCCTCGCCCAGGCCCACCGCTACGGGCTGGACGGCGCCCTCGTCATCGGCGACGCGCCCCTGCCCGTCGACGTGGACGTCGTCGGCATCGCCGGACCCGCACGCTCCCTCGGCGGCGCCGCGTTCGACGACGCGGTCCGCCGGGACCTGGCCCGCATCGCGGAGATCGACCTCGACGTCCTGCTGTACAAGGTCTGCTCGACCTTCGACAGCTCACCCACGATCGGCAGCATCGGCCGGGGCATCGAACTGCTGCACGAACGGTTCGGCGACCACGGTCCCATCCCGGTGGCACCGGCCCAGCCCGCGTTCGGTCGCTTCACCGCGTTCAGCGACCACTACGCCGCCTTCGCCGGACAGGTCCACCGGCTGGACCGCCACCCGGTGATGTCGCGGCACCCGTCGACCCCGATGCACGAGGCCGACCTGCGCCGCGTGCTCACCGAGCAGCTCAGCGGCGGCGCGACCGTCGACGCCATCCACCTGCCCGCCTACGACACCGGCGCGTTCACCGACCTGTGGACCGACCGCCGGCAAGCCCCTGACCTCACCGCGTTCGTCGTCGACGCCGTCGGTGAGCAGCACATGGACGAACTCGCCCGCGCCCTCCGGGACACCGGAAACGATGCCCGGCCCGCCCTGATCGTCGGTTCCGGCGGCATCATGGCGGCCCTCGCCCGCACCGCCTCCGGCGAGCCGCCCCGCACCCCCGGACCGCAGCGCACCTCGGGGCCGGTCCTCGCCGTCAGCGCGTCGGCCTCCAGCGTCACCGCCGACCAGCTCGACGACGCGATCAAACACGGCTGGGTGGACGTCCCGGTCGCGGTCGGCCTCCTCCACGGACCCGACGACGCGCTCGTGGCCGCGCTCGACGAGCAGGTCTCCGCCGCACTGTCCGCCGGCCACGACGTGGTCGTCCACGCCACCCGCGGAACCTCCGACCCCCGCTACACCGCAGCCGGCCCGGTCGACCCGGCCCACCTCGGCTCGCTCATCGGCGCCCTCGCCGGACGGATGGCCACCGCCGGGCTCACCCGCGACGTCGCCGTGTTCGGCGGCGACACCTCCAGCCACGCCCTGAGCGCCATGGGCGTCCGGGAACTGCGGGTGTCCGACCAGTTCGTCACCGCCGGACCCATCTGCCGCACCGACGACCACGCCGCCGTGGCCGGCTGCCGGCTGCTGCTCAAGGGCGGCCAGGTCGGCCCGCCGGACATCCTGCGCCGCTTCGCCGGCCAGGCGAACCACCCCTGA